Genomic segment of Pseudothermotoga hypogea DSM 11164 = NBRC 106472:
GACAAAGCTTCCAGCACCGCAATCCCTTCGTTTTCCTCGTATGAGGGGAAAAAGAAAACATCGGCAGCAGAATATGCCCCCACGAGCTCTTCCTGAGGCATGAAACCAGGAAACAGGACGTTCGGAGGAGGATTCTTCAAGAGCTTTTTGACATCTCTCGGCAAGAGGGAAGCAATAGCTTTTGAACCAATCCACACGAAGTGATACTCCTTCAATTTCCTCGCAACTTCGACAAAGTCGTGAATTCCTTTTCTCCTGAACGGCAGTGCGACGCACAGAACGATTGGTCCTGTCAAGCTTAGCTTCTTTCTGAACTGTTTTGCCCTGTCTTCGTCCCTTCTGAAGAACTCGGTATCCACGCCGTTCGATACGACCGCTCCGGGCACTCTCACACCGTAGCCCCTCACGATCTTCTCAGTGTAAGGTGTTGGGAACAACAAGAAGTTCGCTTTCGAGTAGATCCTGCTCAGAGAGAACCTTGCGTATCTGGAGTACACGTTGCTGAAGAGGAAACTGTTCCTTATGTCTTCAGCGGTGGTATGGACGTGCCAAATAACAGGGATGTTCCTCGATCGACAACTGCTGGCCAGAAATCTTGCCCCAGGTCCAACGGTGTTGATGTGTGCCAAATCGTACTCGTCATCTATATCGAGCGTGAAGTCAACGTTTGCTCTCTTCAACGCCTCCATTTGATGTTTCAATGCGATACCGATCCCAGACCTCGACAGAAGCCTTTTCGCTTCCGCATAGAGTAGAACTTTCATGCCTTCCTCCCCTTGAAATGCTCCAACACAAATGGTACAATTTTTCTTGCGAGCTGGGTGCGTAGCTCAGAGGGAGAGCGCTTCCCTCACGAGGAAGAGGCCGCAGGTTCGATTCCTGCCGCACCCACCATTTTATCCCACCTTCACCAGTTTCAATCTCTCGCCGTAGATTTTTTCAATTTTTTCGATGAGAGCCTTGAACCTGTCAAGATTTTTCATCACGAACTCGGCATCTTCTCTCGCTCTGAAAAGAAGTTGTTTGTCCCTTATCAGATCGGCCACTTTCAGATCTGGCAGTCCGTGCTGTCTCAGACCGAGTATTTCGCCCGGCCCTCTGAGTTTCATATCGTACTCGGCAACTTCGAAACCGTTCTTGGTGCTGGCGAAATATTTGAGCCTCTCCAGCGCCTCTTCCTCCACGTTGCCCACGACTAAGAAACAGTAACCTTGCCTGTCACTCCTGCCGATCCTTCCACGGAGCTGGTGAAGCTGTGCCAGGCCAAACCTTTCTGGGTTCTCGATGACCATCACTGTCGCGTTCGGCACATCTATTCCCACCTCGATGACCGTCGTGGAGACGAGTATGTCGAAGTCGCCACGTGCAAACTTTTCCATCACCGCGTCTTTCTCCTGTTGACTCATCCTACCGTGCAACAGACCCACCCTCAGATCTTTGAAAACCTCGTTCGACAACTTCTCGTACATCTGAGTCGCTGCCTTCACCTGCAACTTGTCCGATTCCTCTATGAGTGGATAAACTATGAACGCTTGATTGCCATCCTCCACTTCTTTTCTGACGAAGTCGAACACTTGATCGATCTTGGTCACACTCACCAGAATCGTTTTGACATCCTTCCTTCCCGGTGGCATCTCATCGATGATCGTCAGGTCAAGATCGCCGTAGACGGCCAGCGCGAGGGTTCTCGGTATGGGTGTTGCCGTCATGACGAGGGTGTCCACCGCGGCGCCTTTACTGATCAGAGCTTCTCTCTGCCTGACGCCGAATCTGTGCTGCTCGTCTATGACAACCAGTCCCAGGTTGTCGAACTCGACGTCTTCCTGAATCAGCGTATGGGTACCTATGACGACGGAAAGCTCTCCGCTTCTCAACAGTCTCTTGATCCTCTCCTTCTCGCCTTTGTTCGTCTCACCCAACAGCAACGCCGTCTTGATGCCCAAGTTCTCAAAGCTCGGAGCCATCCTCCTGTAATGTTGAGTTGCAAGGATAGAGGTTGGCGCCATGACGGCCGCTTGAAAACCGGCCTCGAAGTTGTCGATGATCGCAAGCTGCGCCACCACGGTCTTGCCACAACCAACGTCACCCTGGAGTAACCTGCTCATGGGACGCGTCGAACGAAGATCTTGCCTTATTTCTTCGTGGGCTCTTTTCTGTGCGTTCGTCAGCTGGAAAGGTAGCTTCTTCAAAAACTCCTGTGCGAGCTTTCCCTCTATTTTTTTCGCCACACCGCCGATGCTGTCCAGTGTGTGTCTCGAAAACAGCATCGCAAGTTGTAGATAGAGCAGTTCTTCGTAGGCGAGTCTCTCTCTGGACTTTTCGAGCTGGTACGTCGTCTTTGGAAAGTGCATCCCGTACAGTGCAATGGCCAAGTCGATGAGTTTTCTTCTTTCGGTGAGCTCGAGGGGTAATTCGTCTTGAACGATGGCAACGCAATCTATGTTTTGCCGAACTATCCTACGAAATTCTTTCTGGCTCATACCCTCGGTGAGCGGATAGACAGGTAGTATCTCAAGCGCGCTCGAGTTCTCAACCAGTTCCACCTCGGGGTTGACGATCTCCAGGCCCCCAAACATGCCTTTCTTCACGGTCCCGGTCACGTACACTTCTTTGCCCTTGAGAGTTTGAAGCTGTCTGTAAATGAACTCCTGGTTGAACCACTTCAACAGAACATGGTGTATTCCGTCTGCGAGTACCGCCGCCACGATCTTCATGCCCGAAACGCTTTTCATCTCCACGCTCGATATTTTTCCTCTCGTGGTGACTTTTTCGCCTAACAACAGGTCCTTCAAAGATATCACTCTGCGCCGATCTTCATAATCTCGCGGAAAGTAAAACACCAGATCCCTCAAGCTGTTTATCTCAAGCTTGCGAAGTAGCTTTTCCCTTCTTGGTCCAACGCCTCGTGCAGACTTTATGTCCAGCGAGAGCTGCTTTGCTTGAGACGGGTCAGGTTTTGCGAAGAAATGCCAGGATCTGTACCTTTCGATCATGCCCAAAGCGTTGGTCAGACGCTTG
This window contains:
- a CDS encoding glycosyltransferase family 4 protein, with amino-acid sequence MKVLLYAEAKRLLSRSGIGIALKHQMEALKRANVDFTLDIDDEYDLAHINTVGPGARFLASSCRSRNIPVIWHVHTTAEDIRNSFLFSNVYSRYARFSLSRIYSKANFLLFPTPYTEKIVRGYGVRVPGAVVSNGVDTEFFRRDEDRAKQFRKKLSLTGPIVLCVALPFRRKGIHDFVEVARKLKEYHFVWIGSKAIASLLPRDVKKLLKNPPPNVLFPGFMPQEELVGAYSAADVFFFPSYEENEGIAVLEALSCECAVVVRDIPVYEGWLQNGVNCLKAESNEDFEAAIRRLVEDRDLARDLGQEARKTALERDLIVVGRKLKTVYEDVLRKWRKS
- the recG gene encoding ATP-dependent DNA helicase RecG, yielding MKKAREPLSTRPILVEEFLKDLEELIMNVLDSRTSLEELSGWIDQSRELLQDPLLDDADAREKLDQLIDYLKPTVELPKERALKRLTNALGMIERYRSWHFFAKPDPSQAKQLSLDIKSARGVGPRREKLLRKLEINSLRDLVFYFPRDYEDRRRVISLKDLLLGEKVTTRGKISSVEMKSVSGMKIVAAVLADGIHHVLLKWFNQEFIYRQLQTLKGKEVYVTGTVKKGMFGGLEIVNPEVELVENSSALEILPVYPLTEGMSQKEFRRIVRQNIDCVAIVQDELPLELTERRKLIDLAIALYGMHFPKTTYQLEKSRERLAYEELLYLQLAMLFSRHTLDSIGGVAKKIEGKLAQEFLKKLPFQLTNAQKRAHEEIRQDLRSTRPMSRLLQGDVGCGKTVVAQLAIIDNFEAGFQAAVMAPTSILATQHYRRMAPSFENLGIKTALLLGETNKGEKERIKRLLRSGELSVVIGTHTLIQEDVEFDNLGLVVIDEQHRFGVRQREALISKGAAVDTLVMTATPIPRTLALAVYGDLDLTIIDEMPPGRKDVKTILVSVTKIDQVFDFVRKEVEDGNQAFIVYPLIEESDKLQVKAATQMYEKLSNEVFKDLRVGLLHGRMSQQEKDAVMEKFARGDFDILVSTTVIEVGIDVPNATVMVIENPERFGLAQLHQLRGRIGRSDRQGYCFLVVGNVEEEALERLKYFASTKNGFEVAEYDMKLRGPGEILGLRQHGLPDLKVADLIRDKQLLFRAREDAEFVMKNLDRFKALIEKIEKIYGERLKLVKVG